Proteins co-encoded in one Streptomyces sp. JH34 genomic window:
- a CDS encoding acyl-CoA dehydrogenase family protein codes for MTVQTEAAQAPDLLYTETEEDLRSAVRSLLADRADAPTVIAGIESDTPYDLRLWESLAAGIGAAGLLVPEKLGGQGATHREVAVVLEELGRSVAPAPYLTSAVVATEILLALGAGGGPAAGLLSELASGSKVAVLALPFSASPADAAAAMTGTLERTVSGVAEAAAADVLLVPTADGLYAVETGGDGVAVQPLVALDLTRPLATVTLDGASGTLLADAGPATEAVGRGLLAGAGLLASEQLGVAEWCLTETVRHTRERHQFNRPVGSFQSLKHRMAQLWLEVVSARAAARNAADALATGSPDTPLAVAVAQAYCSEAAVRAAEECVQLHGGIGMTWEHPAHLYLKRAKADSIAYGTAGRHREAVAALVELPAP; via the coding sequence ATGACCGTACAGACCGAAGCCGCCCAGGCACCCGACCTGCTCTACACGGAAACCGAGGAGGACCTGCGGTCCGCCGTCCGCTCGCTGCTCGCCGACCGGGCCGACGCGCCGACGGTGATCGCCGGCATCGAGTCCGACACGCCGTACGACCTGCGGCTGTGGGAATCGCTCGCCGCCGGGATCGGAGCGGCGGGACTGCTGGTCCCGGAGAAGCTGGGCGGCCAGGGCGCCACCCACCGCGAGGTCGCGGTGGTCCTGGAGGAGCTCGGGCGCAGCGTCGCCCCGGCGCCGTATCTGACGAGCGCCGTCGTCGCCACCGAGATCCTTCTCGCGCTCGGTGCCGGCGGAGGCCCAGCCGCCGGCCTCCTCTCCGAGCTGGCCTCGGGCAGCAAGGTCGCCGTACTCGCCCTGCCGTTCTCCGCGTCGCCCGCCGACGCGGCGGCCGCGATGACCGGCACCCTCGAACGGACCGTGAGCGGCGTCGCCGAGGCTGCCGCGGCCGATGTGCTCCTGGTGCCCACGGCGGACGGCCTGTACGCGGTGGAGACCGGAGGGGACGGGGTCGCCGTACAGCCGCTCGTCGCGCTCGACCTGACCCGCCCGCTCGCCACGGTCACCCTCGACGGCGCGTCCGGCACCTTGCTCGCGGACGCGGGTCCCGCGACCGAGGCCGTGGGCAGGGGCCTGCTCGCCGGCGCCGGCCTGCTCGCCTCCGAGCAGCTCGGGGTGGCCGAGTGGTGCCTGACCGAGACCGTCCGGCACACCCGCGAACGCCACCAGTTCAACAGGCCGGTGGGCTCGTTCCAGTCGCTCAAGCACCGCATGGCCCAGCTCTGGCTGGAGGTCGTCTCCGCGCGCGCCGCCGCCCGCAACGCCGCCGACGCGCTGGCGACCGGCAGCCCCGACACCCCGCTCGCGGTGGCAGTGGCGCAGGCGTACTGCTCCGAGGCCGCCGTGCGCGCGGCCGAGGAATGCGTCCAGCTGCACGGCGGGATCGGGATGACGTGGGAACACCCCGCGCATCTGTATCTGAAGCGGGCCAAGGCGGACTCCATCGCCTACGGCACCGCGGGCCGACACCGTGAGGCCGTGGCCGCACTGGTGGAGCTGCCCGCCCCGTGA